A stretch of DNA from Melioribacteraceae bacterium 4301-Me:
AAACGTTCATCGGAAAGATCAGGATAAAATGTAGTAAGTTGATTTGCAGTTAGTAAACCTTTGTAAACAATTCTGTTTGAGGATAAACTTGGTATGTAGAATTGAGTAGTGTCTTCTTTTATTGAAGTAATTTCTTTTTCTATGAGTCGGCGTATAACATATAATTTCCTTTCGAAAGCTTCTTGGTTTATGTTTGCTCGATGAATAAAAATCTGATAAATATTTGGTTCAGTTTTTTTTGCTAGTTCTCCTATAACCGAGTTGTTAACTGGTACCTTCCTCCATGCAAGGACATCACATCCTTCGTTGATAATATGCTTTTCAATAATATTTTTACACTTATTGGCGAGTATTTCCTCTTTTGGCATAAATATCATTCCTACTGCGTAGTCGCCAATTTGGGGAATCTCAATCCCTTGTGCTGACAATTCTGTTCTAAAAAAATTATCTGGTAATTGAACCATAACGCCGGCACCGTCGCCGGTAGATTTATCGCCGCCAAGTGCACCTCTATGTTCAAGATTTATAAGTACCGTAATTGAATCATCAATAACTTTATGAGTTGGGATTCCATCTAATTTAGCTATGAAACCCACTCCGCAGCCATCGTGCTCAAATCTTGGATCGTATAAACCGTTTGGATTAATTTTTCCATCGGCTCTGCTGAAATTATAATTGTCTTTGCTCATGCGATTCTCCTTTACGGTAATCATTAAAAATGTTTAATAAGTTTTATTGGCTATTTATGAGAAGGGGAGTAGACCAATTCACTTGTCAAACTATGGTCTTGGTCTGCACGTCCGTATCCGCGTACAATTAATTTCCACCGTAGTTGATAGTAAATTTTTCCTATAATCTACTTGACTAAGATTTTTACTTGTTCCAGCATTAAAATTGTAAACGGAATTATCTTGCATATTAAATTTTTTATTGTACACGATATTTTCAGTATTGTGCCTCATCGGATAAGCAGTACAACTTCACTAATGGTTTTTTAATTTTTCTTTCAGATGCAGCTTGTGGCAGCAATCCTTGGTAAGTGTATTAGATTTACTTTTGGTAAACCTAAATTTTGCGTGCAAAGGTATATAATTGTAATCGAAATTGCAATACCTTTTTAATTTTATTGTAAAAATATACACCTAATAATGATTTTATGAATACTTATGCATTCGTGAGAAAAAATAATGTTAGAAAATAAACTGATGATTTGAGGAAAAGAGTTATACATAATAATCAAAAAAATTTTTATATATAATGCTCGTTAATTAGTTTAAAATAATTTTTTTAAGAAATCTTTGAACGAGTGAATGAAAATAATTTACAGCAGATTATTCGAGAGATTTCCAGAAATAATCTTTGGCTTTTCTACTAAAGTGGGATTGAACCGACCTGCCCCGTATTATTTTAACTTATCATTAAGTGTAGGAGATGACTCTAATAATGTAATAGAAAACAGAAATTTCTTTTTTAAACAATTAGGCCTTAGCAGTAATGAAATTGCTTATCAACGGCAAATACACAGCGATTTAATATCAATAGTTGACAGAGCTGGTTTTGTTGGAGAAAGCGATGCAATGATTACAAGTAAAAAAGGAATTGGGTTGGCAATTTCTGCTGCCGATTGCGTTCCTATTTTTATTTACGATAAAAAAAACAATTTAATTGCTGCTGTGCATTCAGGATGGAGGGGTACTTACAAAAAAATTTTAGCTAAGACATTACTTAAATTACAATATGAATTTAATTCGATGCCTAATAATTTATTTGTTTGTTTAGGACCATCTATTTCACAAAAAAAATATGAAGTTGGCCAAGATGTTGCTAATTTGTTCGATGAAAAATATTTGATTAAAAAGAATAACAAATTTTATTTGAATATAGTTCAAGCAAACATTGACATGTTGCTAAACGCAGGGGTTCCGGAAAATAATATTGAACAAAGTAACTTATGCACATTTGAAGAGAAAAATTTATTGCATTCTTACAGAAGAGATGGTAAAAACTCCGGCAGGTCATTAGGCATTATTGCGCTAAAAAATGTTGACTAGGGTTAATAAATCTAACTTACTTGCAGCAAACAAGTCAGCTAATTTGGGATTAATTTACTAACTTTATTATGTAAAAAGTTATTAAAAGATATTTCGCTGAATTTTTTGCATTTTATCATAAAATAATTTTTATCTTAACAAGTAAAAAATGATTAACATAATTCGCTTAAAAAATGCTTCTTTTTATGCGTATCACGGTGCACTGCAAGAAGAACAAAATATTGGTGGTAAGTTTGAAGCCGATGTAGATATTTACACAGATTTTAGCGAAGCAGCTAAAAAGGACAGCTTAAAACATACTATTAATTATTACGATGTTTATAAGTATATTAATACCGTTGTTCACGAAAAAAAATATTATTTAATTGAATCGATAGCCACCTTAATAGCAGATGAATTGCTAAAACGTTATCCGGCAATTCAAAAAATAGCTGTTAGAGTAAGAAAGCATAATGTTCCTGTTGGTGGTGTTATAGATTACGTTGAAGCTGAAGTAATAAAAGAAAATGGGAAATCAATAAGTGATGAACTCTCATAAAGTATTTCTTGGGCTTGGTTCCAATAAGGGTAATAGAGAAGAATACATCAGATCTGCTTTAAAAAAAATTAGCGAACTTAAAGAAACAAGCATTAAAAAAGTATCTTCTCTTTACGAAACAAAGCCTTACGGTAATACAGAACAAAACGATTTTTATAATTTAGTTGCCGAAATACTCACTCGGCATGATATTAAGAATCTTTTCAGTGAGTTGAAGCGTATAGAAAGAGAAGTTGGCAGAATACAATTGGACAAAAAATGGCAGCCAAGAGAAATCGATATTGATATTCTTTTTTTTAATGATTGGATTTATTCAGACGGTCAAATTGAAATTCCTCATAAGGATTTACTGAATAGAGACTTTGTGTTAGTGCCACTAATTGAAATTGACCCTAATTTTGTGCATCCTTATTTGGGAATAAGCATAAGTGAAATAGATTTTTCTTCTGTTCAAAAAAATATTATTTGTAAATTCCCATTTGAGTACAAATAAATTTTACACTAATATGATAGAAATAAAATATATTGCAATTGAAGGTGTAATTGGTGCAGGTAAAACTACACTTGCACAAAAATTAGCTGACCGACTTCAAGCTAATCTTGTCTTAGAAGAATTTGAATCCAATCCCTTCTTAGAAAAATTTTATGAAGATAGGAAAAGATATGCTTTCCAAACTCAAATGTTTTTTCTTGTAAATCGTTTTAAACAACAACAGTTACTCAATCAAGGAAATTTATTTTCATCGTATATCGTTTCAGATTACATTTTTGAAAAAGACAAAATTTTTGCATACCTAAATCTTTCAGGCGATGAGCTTAAACTTTACGAAACAATTTTTCCATTGCTTGAACGTAACTTGCCTAAACCAGATTTGGTAATTTATTTACAGTCCGGAATAGACCGTCTTATTTCAAATATTAGAAAAAGAGGCAGAAAAATTGAAAGGAATTTAACACGCGCTTATTTAGTTGAACTTTCGGAAGCTTATAATAATTTTTTCTTTAAATATAATACTACGCCGTTGTTAATTGTTAACTCAAACGATATTGATTTTGTAAATAACAAGAATGATTTTGATTTACTTTTTAACCAAATCTTTCGGGATGATAGGGGGTTTATTGAATATTTTAACCCAGAAATAAGAGGTTGACTTGTTAATTCGATTTATTGTTTGGTCTATTATATTTTATTTCTTTTTTAAGCTTATCAAGAATGTTATTAAATATTTTGCTGATGAACAAAAATTAAATACTTCAAAACGGTATGAATTTACAACCCAGCAAAATAATCCAACTTCTGGCTACAAAGTAAAAAAAGAAGATATAATTGACGCTGAATTTGAAGAATTGGATAATAATAAAAAAAAGTAGTTTAGCTTATTTTAATGCCAATCAAAAAAATATTTCAAAGGATTCTAACAAATTTTATAAAAAGATTTTTTTCTGTTGCGGAACTAAACACTAAAAATTTAGGCCACCCACAAAAAATTTTACTAATTCGACAGCATAACCAATTTGGTGATATGCTCGCTTCCGTACCTCTCTTTAGAGCTATTAAAGAAAAATTTCCAAATTCTAATTTGACCCTTATTGCAAGTCCAGAAAACTATTATGCCGTTACCAAAAATAATTTTATAGATGAACTTTTCATTTTTGATAAAAGGAAAATTATAAACCCTTTGTATTTGTTAAAACTAAAGAAAACCTTAAAAGCAAATTATGATTTAGCCGTAGTGCCAGCAACAGTAGCAATCTCCAAAACAAGCTGCATTTTAGCTGCGCTTAGCGATGCTAAAATTAAAATTGGTCCTTCTTCTCTAAACGGTAAAGTAAATGAATTAAGCAGCCTTTTCAATTTTAAAATTAAACTCAATTGGCAGAAATATCCTGACATACATGTTTCCGATTTTATCCAAGATATTTTGCGACCATTTGGAATCAGCACAAAAAACTTAAAAACGCAAATTACCATTGAAAAAGATGACCTTAAAACCGCAGAAGATTTTATTGAAACTTTGAAGGGAAACACTAACCACGAAGTGGTGAATTCTCATAAATTAGTTGTTGGACTGCATATTGGAGCAGGCAAACGATTGAATAGATGGAGTATTGAGAAATTTTTGCAGTTAACCAATCTACTTTCTGTTGCTTACGAAGTTGTATTCTATTTTACAGGCAGCAAGAGCGATAAGGAAGAATTAAATTATGTAAAAAAAATATTTGGTGAAAATACAGCCTTTTTTATCGACCATAGTATTCCCGAATTGGCTGCATTGATTTCTTTATCCGACTTGTTTATTACAAATGATACTGGTGTTATGCATGTAGCCGGTGCAACTGATACCCCTCAAATTTCTATTTTTGGTCCTACAAATCCGTATAATTGGGCACCTATGGGACCAAATAAGTATTTTGTTAGAAAATCAGATTTAACTGATGATGTTACAGTTGAAGATGTATTCTTACTTTGTAAGCTTATTTTAGAAAAAAAAACTTCAGAAAAAAATAAATCCAATTTGATATGAACAACACAAATTTTGCAGCAATTGATGTCGGCACAAATTCTTTTCATTTAATAGTAGTCAATATAAAAGAAGATGGGAATTTTGAAATAATTGACCGTGAAAAAGAAGTAATTCGTTTGAGTGAAGGAAGTGCTGGTGATATAAAAGAAATTAAAGAAGAAGCGATGCAAAGAGCTATTACAACTTTAAGCCATTTTAAAGCTATCGCTGATTCTCATCAGGCTAAAATTAGAGCAGTAGGTACAAGCGCTGTTAGGGAAGCACTAAATCGAAATGTTTTTATTGAAAGAGTTTTGCAAAAAACAGGTATTGAAATTGAGGTGGTAAATGGACAAGAAGAAGCAAGGTTAATTTACCTGGGCACCATGAAGGCAGTCCCAATATTTAATAAAAGAGCTCTTGTTATCGATATTGGTGGAGGCAGCACAGAATTTATTTTGGGCAGAAAGGGAATACCAGAGTTTTCTGTAAGCATAAAAATTGGTGCAGTTAGACTTTCGCAAAAATTTTTCCCAGATTATAAACTCACCAAAGAAAGAATAAAAGAATGTGAACACTGGGTAGAAGTAGAAATATTTCCCCTCATTAAAAAAATTAAAGAAAAAGGCTTTGATATTTGTGTGGGCTCATCCGGCACTATTATGTCAACAGGATTTATGATACTGTCTCGCCGAAAAAATTCAGTATCGAACAATACTCTTCTTAATAATTTTGAATTTACATCTGAAGAACTGTTTGATATTCGCAAGGAAATTCTAAATGCTAAAACAGTTGATAAAAGAAAAAAAATTAAGGGTATGGATGAAAAAAGAGCTGACATTTTTCCAGCGGGAATAATTATTCTAAGTAAAATATTTGAACTTTTTGAGCTAAAAAAAATGACAATATCTGCTTATGCTTTAAGAGAGGGAATTGTTATTGATACTATTCATAAGGAAAAAGAAAGTTATTCTGCTTTAAGTGATATACGCAGAGAAAGTGTGAAACATTTAATGAATACTTGTAATTATGATAAAAATCACTGCAAACACATTGCAAGTCTTTCTTTGAAACTATTCGACCAATTAAAACCGCTGCATAAACTTGAAGAGTATACAAAAGAATATTTGGAAGCTGCTGCTTTGTTGCATGATATAGGCTATCATATTTCTCATAATAACCACCACCGCCACTCATATTATATTATTAAAAATAGTGAACTGCTCGGCTTTACTGAAAATGAAATTGATATTATTGCTAATATTGCACGATACCATCGCAAAAGTCACCCTAAAGAAACTCATTCGGAGTTTGCAGTTCTGCCAGAAAAATGCCGTAATATTGTACTGAAATTATCGTCAATATTAAGAATTGCTGATGCATTCGATAGGACTCATTCAAAAGTCGTTACAGATATACATCCACATATTTATAGTAACAGAGTAGAATTACAACTGATATGCAGAGATGGTCTATCGCCTGATATAGAATTATGGAGTTTAGAGCGACGCAAAGGTTTGTTTGAACAAGTCTTTAATAAAAAAGTTGTTGTAAAGACTTAATACTTTACCTAACAATCACATCTGCAAATAAAAATTTCACCTCTCAGTAAAAATGTTTTAATGATATGAAAAATAAAGTCGGCAGGATTATACTATCAAAAGTCCTTAGCATGTCTTTAGAACAATATCTTAAATACATACATGACAAAACAAGTAAGTTGAAAAACACACAGCATGCTTTAAGGTTATTGCCCTATACTTATAAAAAAGAGATGAAAAAACGAACTAGTAAAAGATTAATTTATGCTAAAGTTTTAGTAAAGAAGAATAATTTGACTTTTAGAGTAACTAACCCTCTTTTAATGAAAAATATTCACTTAGACAATCATGCTATTTTAGGTAACGGTATTGTTGCATTAAAGTGGATTAACACAAGAAATCAATTATCTAAGCATATTCTAAAAAGCTTGCTTGACTATCAAAAGTCATTTTGGTTATCGGGCAACGAAATTGATTTAAAACCTTTAACGCTCCAAGAATTCCTTAAGATGTATCCGACCCAATTTCTTGATAAAAGCAGGTTATCTAGATTACTACCTACCCTATTAGTAGAGACACCGCAAGGTAAAGTAATATGTCTTAGAAGATTATTACCATCAAGGAAAAAATGTTATTCTTACCGTATACAAGAAATTGTAAATCAACATGATGTTCATCTAAAAGATGCTGACATAAAAAAATATCTTGATTATCAAGGGGTGCATCTCTCATTACGCTCAATTTGTTACTACAGAAAGTCGTTGAATATTCCTAATTACAAATATCGCATCTCTCATTACTATGGAAAGAATGCACAGTTTAGTGATTATATAAAACTTTATAAAGGGCAATATAATCGTATCCCCACAGAGTCTGGAGTTTATGAGTTGAGCATATCAAAAAAAATTAAATATTTGAAAAATTATTCCGAGGTTGTATATATAGGTGCTTCAAAGAACATAAGAAAACGTGTGTTAAGTTACTCAAATCTCAAGACGAAAAATGCAAGACTAAAGATGATTGTCCACGATTCCACCCTTTTTGTGCGTTACATTTTATCTAACGATTATAAAAATTTAGAGAAATGTCTTCTAAGACATTTTAGGATAACTTATGGTGAACTGCCTAAAGGAAATAAATTGGGAGGTAAAGAATAATGAGTAATTAAATATAATTTAATTCATTACTTATTAATATTATTTGGTAATTAATTTAATTAAAATTAGTTATGACTTATTAGTCAATAGCAAAATTTTTTTGTGGAAAATTTGGATTAATAAAAATCCAGAATAAATCGATAATCATTCTAAGACCAATTAATTGTTTGAAATAAATTAAAAAATTAATAATTTGTTAACCGAAGTTCTGTTAAGAAAATGCTTACAAATAACTTAGCCCTTTTTATTATGAGTTTTACTTTACAATATATATTTCCGTTAGGAGAGCTAATCGAAACTACCTTCCCATCTCTTAAAAAAACACTAAGCGATACAATTAATTTTCCTTTTACTGAGTCAACCCACACTTCACAATTAATAATGTTACTGCTGGAGTAAGTATTATGCTGCAAGCAATTATTCTTGTTGACAAAACAGGCAAAATTGTTCGTTTGAATGAGCATGTAGAGCAACTTTTTGGCTACACTAGTCAAGAATTGCTTGGTCAAAATGTTGAGATGCTTATTCCTGAGCAATTTCGCAGACAACATGTAAAGGACAGAAATGATTATTTGGCTTCACCTAAAATGCGTCCTATGGGCTCTGGATTAGACTTATTTGCACAGCGAAAAGATGGGACTTTTTTTCAAGCAGATATTTCACTTACTCCTATTGAAACAAAAGAAGGCGTTCTTACTATGGCAATTATCCGCGATATAACAGAACAAACACGCCTAATTCGATTTACTGAAAATATTTTATCAACTATTTCATCAGCTTTAATTGCAATCGATAAAGATTTTAAAATTATTTCTGTTAACAGAAGTTTTTGTGAGTTCTTTGAAATTAATCGTAAAGAAGTTGAAAATAAACATGTTAATGAAATTCTTAATTATATAGGCTTACCTGAAAAATACCGAAGTATGATACTCCAGCGTCAAAAATTCCATAATGTTGAATGTGCTTTTGTAATTCCTAAAAAAGGTATTAGAACAGTCCAACTTACTCTTTCTGGAATACGTGTTGCAGAAGAAGAAGAAGAAGAAGAAGTGCTGCTGGTGATTGACGACATTACAGAGCGTAAAAGAGCTGAAGCAGAACTGCGCGAAAGCGAAGAGCGTTTTCGTTTACTTGCTGAATCTGCACTTACTGGCATTTATCTTATTCAAGATCAAAAATTTTTATATGTTAATGAATCATTAGCAAAAATATTTGGCTATAAAGTAGAAGAGATTATTGGCAAGTTAGGTCCGGTTGATTTAACCCATCCAAACGATAGACCACGCGTACTTGAAAATATTAAGAAGCGTGTTACTGGAGAAGTACAAGGCTTGAGATATGATTTTTGTGGGGTCAAAAAAGATGGTAGCACCATTTTCGTTGAGGTACACGGTAGGCGGATAGAATACGGTGGTAAAGTAGGGATAATTGGCACTCTTGTGGATATTACTGAACGCAAATTATCAGAACAGAAACTTAGGGATACACTTTCTTTGCTTTATGCTACATTGGAATCTACTGCCGATGGTATTCTTGTAGTTAACCTTGAAGGGAAGATAGTCAGTTTCAATCAGAAATTTATTCAGATGTGGCGTATTCCATCTGCAGTAATTGCATCCGGAGACGACAAAAAAGCTTTGTCGTTTGTTCTAAACCAACTGAAAGATCCTGAAAGCTTTCTGAAAAAGGTCAATGAGTTATATTCACAACCAGAAGCCAAGAGCAATGATATATTAATTTTCAAAGACGGCAGAATTTTTGAGCGCTATTCTCAGCCGCAAAAGATAGGTGATAAAATAGTTGGCAGGGTGTGGAGTTTTCGAGATGTGACTGAACGCAAATTAGCTGAGGAAGCTTTACGTGAAAGTGAGGCTAAATTTAGAAATGTTTTTGAAACTGCCAATGAGGGAATTTTAATCACTGATGAAAACGAAATTATCAAGGATGTTAATCAAAAATTTGCAGATATGGTTGACTATTCAGTTAATGAGTTGATTAACAAAAATTTTGAGTTTCTTTTATTTGAAGAAGATTTGCCAGAACATAATAAAATGATGTCTGAAAGAAAAAAAGGTATCACTGGAAATTATGAAAGGCGCCTCCTTAAAAAAGACGGTTCAACAATTTGGACTTTAGTTTCTGCCTCACCAATTATAGACTCTACCGGCGAATATAAAGGTTCCTTCGGTATGTTTACCAACATAACCGAACGCAAGCAGATGGAACAAGATTTAATAGTAGCAAAAGAAAAAGCCGAAGAAATGAGTAAGCTTAAAACTAATTTTCTTACAACAATGAGTCATGAACTTAGAACACCCTTTGTTGGAATTATTGGTTATGCCGAATTATTAGCCGAGTCGCTGTCTAATCCAAATGATAGGGAAATGGCAATTGGTATTTTAGAAGGTTCAAAAAGAATGGTTGATACACTATCAAAAATATTGAATCTTTCCAAGTTAGAATCAGAAAAGATTGAACTGGCTTTTAAGAAAATTGACCTCAAAGAGTTAGTAGAAAATCTTTGCAGGGATTTTAAGGGCGCAGCTTTGCAAAAAGGTATATCACTCAATACAAAAATAAACTTAGAAAATTCATTTATCGAATGCGATGAATCTCTGCTGCTTGATATTTTAAGAAATCTTATAAGTAATGCAATAATTTATACGAATAAAGGCGGTGTTGAAGTCACTGTTAATAGTTTAATAAAAAATGGAAGGAATTTACTTCAGATAAAAGTTTCTGATACAGGTATTGGGATTCCTAAAAGTAAACAAGAAATTATATGGCAAGAGTTTCGACAAGCAAGTGAAGGTACTACAAGGGAATTTCAAGGCGTGGGGTTAGGCTTATCTATAGTGAAAAAAAGTGTTGAATTATTAGGCGGTAAAATTCATTTAGAAAGTGAAATTGAGAAAGGTTCGGTTTTTACCGTTGAACTCCCATTGGAAAATGTTACTTCCCAAAGAAAAATATCTACTAAAACTAGTATAGAAAAAGGTCACTCATAATTCATCATATTATATCCTGTCTTTATGTAGATAATTTGACACAATCTCAATAATTTCAAGAAACCTTAGAAAAATTTTAGATGT
This window harbors:
- the folK gene encoding 2-amino-4-hydroxy-6-hydroxymethyldihydropteridine diphosphokinase, with amino-acid sequence MNSHKVFLGLGSNKGNREEYIRSALKKISELKETSIKKVSSLYETKPYGNTEQNDFYNLVAEILTRHDIKNLFSELKRIEREVGRIQLDKKWQPREIDIDILFFNDWIYSDGQIEIPHKDLLNRDFVLVPLIEIDPNFVHPYLGISISEIDFSSVQKNIICKFPFEYK
- a CDS encoding glycosyltransferase family 9 protein, producing the protein MPIKKIFQRILTNFIKRFFSVAELNTKNLGHPQKILLIRQHNQFGDMLASVPLFRAIKEKFPNSNLTLIASPENYYAVTKNNFIDELFIFDKRKIINPLYLLKLKKTLKANYDLAVVPATVAISKTSCILAALSDAKIKIGPSSLNGKVNELSSLFNFKIKLNWQKYPDIHVSDFIQDILRPFGISTKNLKTQITIEKDDLKTAEDFIETLKGNTNHEVVNSHKLVVGLHIGAGKRLNRWSIEKFLQLTNLLSVAYEVVFYFTGSKSDKEELNYVKKIFGENTAFFIDHSIPELAALISLSDLFITNDTGVMHVAGATDTPQISIFGPTNPYNWAPMGPNKYFVRKSDLTDDVTVEDVFLLCKLILEKKTSEKNKSNLI
- a CDS encoding deoxynucleoside kinase; protein product: MIEIKYIAIEGVIGAGKTTLAQKLADRLQANLVLEEFESNPFLEKFYEDRKRYAFQTQMFFLVNRFKQQQLLNQGNLFSSYIVSDYIFEKDKIFAYLNLSGDELKLYETIFPLLERNLPKPDLVIYLQSGIDRLISNIRKRGRKIERNLTRAYLVELSEAYNNFFFKYNTTPLLIVNSNDIDFVNNKNDFDLLFNQIFRDDRGFIEYFNPEIRG
- the pgeF gene encoding peptidoglycan editing factor PgeF — protein: MKIIYSRLFERFPEIIFGFSTKVGLNRPAPYYFNLSLSVGDDSNNVIENRNFFFKQLGLSSNEIAYQRQIHSDLISIVDRAGFVGESDAMITSKKGIGLAISAADCVPIFIYDKKNNLIAAVHSGWRGTYKKILAKTLLKLQYEFNSMPNNLFVCLGPSISQKKYEVGQDVANLFDEKYLIKKNNKFYLNIVQANIDMLLNAGVPENNIEQSNLCTFEEKNLLHSYRRDGKNSGRSLGIIALKNVD
- a CDS encoding PAS domain S-box protein, producing the protein MLQAIILVDKTGKIVRLNEHVEQLFGYTSQELLGQNVEMLIPEQFRRQHVKDRNDYLASPKMRPMGSGLDLFAQRKDGTFFQADISLTPIETKEGVLTMAIIRDITEQTRLIRFTENILSTISSALIAIDKDFKIISVNRSFCEFFEINRKEVENKHVNEILNYIGLPEKYRSMILQRQKFHNVECAFVIPKKGIRTVQLTLSGIRVAEEEEEEEVLLVIDDITERKRAEAELRESEERFRLLAESALTGIYLIQDQKFLYVNESLAKIFGYKVEEIIGKLGPVDLTHPNDRPRVLENIKKRVTGEVQGLRYDFCGVKKDGSTIFVEVHGRRIEYGGKVGIIGTLVDITERKLSEQKLRDTLSLLYATLESTADGILVVNLEGKIVSFNQKFIQMWRIPSAVIASGDDKKALSFVLNQLKDPESFLKKVNELYSQPEAKSNDILIFKDGRIFERYSQPQKIGDKIVGRVWSFRDVTERKLAEEALRESEAKFRNVFETANEGILITDENEIIKDVNQKFADMVDYSVNELINKNFEFLLFEEDLPEHNKMMSERKKGITGNYERRLLKKDGSTIWTLVSASPIIDSTGEYKGSFGMFTNITERKQMEQDLIVAKEKAEEMSKLKTNFLTTMSHELRTPFVGIIGYAELLAESLSNPNDREMAIGILEGSKRMVDTLSKILNLSKLESEKIELAFKKIDLKELVENLCRDFKGAALQKGISLNTKINLENSFIECDESLLLDILRNLISNAIIYTNKGGVEVTVNSLIKNGRNLLQIKVSDTGIGIPKSKQEIIWQEFRQASEGTTREFQGVGLGLSIVKKSVELLGGKIHLESEIEKGSVFTVELPLENVTSQRKISTKTSIEKGHS
- a CDS encoding HD domain-containing protein, whose protein sequence is MNNTNFAAIDVGTNSFHLIVVNIKEDGNFEIIDREKEVIRLSEGSAGDIKEIKEEAMQRAITTLSHFKAIADSHQAKIRAVGTSAVREALNRNVFIERVLQKTGIEIEVVNGQEEARLIYLGTMKAVPIFNKRALVIDIGGGSTEFILGRKGIPEFSVSIKIGAVRLSQKFFPDYKLTKERIKECEHWVEVEIFPLIKKIKEKGFDICVGSSGTIMSTGFMILSRRKNSVSNNTLLNNFEFTSEELFDIRKEILNAKTVDKRKKIKGMDEKRADIFPAGIIILSKIFELFELKKMTISAYALREGIVIDTIHKEKESYSALSDIRRESVKHLMNTCNYDKNHCKHIASLSLKLFDQLKPLHKLEEYTKEYLEAAALLHDIGYHISHNNHHRHSYYIIKNSELLGFTENEIDIIANIARYHRKSHPKETHSEFAVLPEKCRNIVLKLSSILRIADAFDRTHSKVVTDIHPHIYSNRVELQLICRDGLSPDIELWSLERRKGLFEQVFNKKVVVKT
- the folB gene encoding dihydroneopterin aldolase, with the protein product MINIIRLKNASFYAYHGALQEEQNIGGKFEADVDIYTDFSEAAKKDSLKHTINYYDVYKYINTVVHEKKYYLIESIATLIADELLKRYPAIQKIAVRVRKHNVPVGGVIDYVEAEVIKENGKSISDELS